A genomic window from Oceanobacillus timonensis includes:
- a CDS encoding glycosyltransferase has product MNEGKRVVHLTTVHHPHDPRIYHKECKSLKKAGFDVYLIAKETEAGVDKESGIKHIPIKDYTSRWDRMTKGAWMLYKQAKKLNADVYHFHDPELLPVAWLLKKNRNHVIYDIHEDYITSMLQKEYLPKPVRKLVAKVYKKMEQFFTKKMELVLAEKYYKDIYPNGDCVLNYPMVNTAFLEHQRKGETEDKVIYTGNVTDVRGAFLHAKLPLIDDNIAMHYIGKCSTEFADEIYRIAGDQSDRIHIKGVDQYIPKEEIEQAYLNHNWLAGVAIFPETEHYMKKELTKFFEYMNAGIPIICSNFPVWKNFIDQYQCGITVDPHNDQEIKHALDDIRNHPEAAKRMGENGKKAVQEQLNWGTEEKKLINIYQRLLNK; this is encoded by the coding sequence ATGAATGAAGGAAAACGTGTTGTTCATTTAACGACAGTACATCACCCTCATGATCCGAGAATTTATCATAAGGAATGTAAATCATTAAAAAAAGCTGGATTCGATGTATACTTAATTGCCAAAGAAACAGAAGCAGGTGTCGACAAAGAGAGCGGCATCAAGCATATTCCCATCAAAGATTATACAAGCAGATGGGACCGGATGACCAAAGGCGCCTGGATGCTTTATAAACAGGCGAAGAAATTAAATGCCGATGTCTATCATTTTCATGATCCGGAACTGCTGCCAGTTGCATGGCTGCTCAAAAAGAACCGGAATCATGTGATTTATGATATTCATGAAGACTACATCACAAGCATGTTGCAAAAAGAGTATTTACCAAAACCGGTCCGTAAACTTGTTGCGAAAGTATATAAGAAAATGGAACAGTTTTTTACTAAAAAGATGGAATTGGTCCTTGCAGAAAAGTATTATAAGGATATCTATCCAAACGGTGACTGCGTTTTAAATTATCCGATGGTAAACACGGCCTTTTTAGAGCACCAACGTAAAGGGGAAACCGAAGATAAAGTCATTTATACAGGGAATGTAACTGATGTGCGCGGTGCGTTTTTGCATGCCAAACTGCCGTTAATAGATGATAACATCGCTATGCATTATATTGGGAAATGCTCCACGGAGTTTGCAGACGAAATTTACCGCATTGCCGGGGATCAGTCAGACCGGATTCATATTAAAGGGGTGGACCAATACATTCCTAAAGAAGAAATTGAACAAGCTTACCTGAACCATAATTGGCTGGCAGGGGTTGCGATTTTTCCGGAAACGGAGCATTATATGAAGAAAGAATTAACCAAGTTCTTTGAGTATATGAATGCCGGTATTCCAATTATCTGCTCCAATTTCCCGGTCTGGAAGAATTTTATCGACCAGTATCAATGCGGCATCACGGTTGACCCGCATAATGACCAGGAGATTAAACATGCACTGGACGATATAAGAAATCATCCAGAGGCCGCAAAGAGAATGGGCGAAAACGGTAAAAAAGCCGTTCAGGAACAACTGAACTGGGGCACAGAAGAAAAGAAACTGATAAATATCTATCAGCGTTTATTGAATAAATAG